The following proteins come from a genomic window of Gimesia chilikensis:
- a CDS encoding PQQ-binding-like beta-propeller repeat protein produces MKFPPVFLFLFIFACSPEFILADWPQFRSDAARSGSTEEPLPNRMELQWTFRTPNKPTPAWPTHTRITFDEVFQPIVVNQTVLFGSSTDDQLYALDLKTGQLKWKFFTEGPIRFAPVAWKDRIFVASDDGCLYALNVADGALLWKKRGGPERKFIMGNDRLISHWPARGGPVVLGDQVYFAAGVWPSDGVYLYALDAETGDVAWSNQNSGQRLMNQPHGGASAKSGVSSQGYLAASQDQIFMPTGRAVPAAFNRTTGEFRYYHLQKNQQRGGSEVMLADQFFANAGCLFDQLTGDLSQQTGTGPIAATPQGILRGSGQSLVYSTWTDTKTNDRKGKPISIRSLKEKRLIPLDYTITDVIIAGNDAYCGSHNKVTGVDFKGQANTWWSHEIEGTVRGLAASDECLIASTDQGVICCFANAHPPETVEAQPQSPVSTSPLYQQAAKAICEKTDVSTGICVDLGATNADLALELARQSDFQIYVVMADPDQAQQARERLATAGLYGSRVAVHLADPKQVPYSKNFANLVICSAALNQDVSPGILKEARRIQRPFGGQFCWGSLDNLQLETKDDLKGAGSWTHQYSDSTNTVNSKDEIVKGPLRMYWYRDVDFQIPNRHGQGPAPLVNRGVMVVGGLHGLCGLDAYNGHTLWKYQLRNNLTDMNGIHHDVSTAEVGSNFCLGGDYAFVCKDTFCHQIELKTGKLVRKISTPVSRDDPNQNWGYLAYHDGVIYGTVSNDAHHTSPRYQGISLRNESVLFFAADAKTGNILWTYQPEYSIRNNAITIGNNSVFLVDREIAKADHIKQARRNGRPNPPSPEDAHRKGKLKAFQAKTGADLWEDNHEIFGTQLALSADHNILLMFYQGIRHKFFRLPSEVGGRLAAVDAKTGKRIWDIAAEYQSHPVINGDKIFAQGGAWELKSGKPIPFTFERSYGCGQISASKHMMVFRSATLGYVDLTRKAGVENFGGIRLGCYINAIPAGGLVLVPDGSSQCNCSYQMQAWFALEGSE; encoded by the coding sequence ATGAAATTCCCGCCGGTTTTCCTGTTTCTGTTTATTTTTGCATGCAGTCCTGAGTTCATTCTCGCCGACTGGCCCCAGTTTCGCAGCGATGCCGCCCGCAGCGGATCGACAGAGGAACCGCTCCCCAATCGCATGGAGCTGCAATGGACGTTTCGGACTCCGAATAAACCGACGCCTGCCTGGCCCACGCATACCCGCATTACTTTTGACGAAGTCTTTCAGCCCATCGTGGTGAATCAGACGGTCCTCTTCGGCAGTTCCACAGACGACCAGCTGTACGCCCTCGATCTGAAGACCGGTCAGCTCAAATGGAAATTCTTTACCGAAGGACCGATCCGTTTTGCTCCCGTTGCCTGGAAAGATCGCATCTTTGTCGCCAGCGATGACGGCTGCCTGTATGCATTGAATGTCGCAGACGGCGCGCTGCTCTGGAAAAAACGGGGCGGCCCCGAACGCAAATTCATCATGGGCAATGATCGTCTGATCTCACACTGGCCCGCACGAGGAGGCCCGGTCGTCCTCGGTGATCAGGTCTACTTTGCAGCCGGGGTCTGGCCTTCCGATGGCGTTTACCTGTATGCCCTCGACGCGGAAACCGGAGACGTCGCCTGGAGCAATCAGAACTCCGGACAACGCCTCATGAATCAGCCGCATGGCGGTGCGAGTGCCAAAAGCGGTGTCTCCTCACAAGGCTACCTCGCTGCCAGCCAGGACCAGATCTTCATGCCCACCGGCCGCGCCGTCCCCGCCGCCTTTAATCGGACGACCGGTGAATTTCGCTATTACCATCTGCAGAAAAATCAGCAGCGCGGCGGCTCGGAAGTTATGCTGGCCGACCAGTTCTTCGCGAACGCGGGCTGCCTGTTCGACCAGCTGACAGGCGACCTGTCACAACAGACCGGAACCGGCCCCATCGCGGCGACTCCCCAGGGCATTCTCCGCGGCAGCGGGCAGTCACTGGTTTACAGCACGTGGACCGACACGAAAACCAATGACCGCAAGGGCAAGCCGATCTCGATCAGAAGCCTCAAAGAAAAACGGCTCATCCCCCTGGATTATACGATCACCGATGTCATCATCGCCGGCAATGACGCCTATTGTGGTTCGCACAACAAGGTCACCGGCGTCGACTTCAAAGGCCAGGCCAATACCTGGTGGTCGCATGAAATCGAAGGCACCGTCCGTGGCCTGGCAGCCTCTGATGAATGCCTCATTGCCAGCACCGACCAGGGAGTCATCTGCTGTTTCGCCAACGCACATCCACCGGAAACCGTCGAGGCACAGCCACAATCGCCCGTTTCCACGAGCCCGCTCTACCAGCAGGCTGCAAAAGCCATCTGTGAGAAGACCGACGTCTCCACCGGGATTTGTGTCGACCTGGGCGCCACCAACGCGGACCTCGCCCTCGAACTGGCCCGCCAGTCCGACTTTCAGATCTATGTCGTCATGGCGGACCCCGACCAAGCCCAGCAGGCACGCGAACGCCTCGCGACAGCAGGCCTCTATGGTTCGCGGGTCGCCGTGCATCTGGCTGATCCCAAACAGGTCCCTTATTCTAAGAACTTTGCGAACCTCGTGATCTGCTCGGCTGCGCTGAATCAGGATGTCTCTCCGGGAATCCTGAAAGAAGCCCGCCGGATTCAACGTCCCTTCGGCGGCCAGTTCTGCTGGGGATCGCTCGATAACCTGCAGCTGGAAACCAAAGACGATCTCAAAGGGGCCGGCAGTTGGACACACCAGTACTCTGATTCCACGAATACGGTGAATTCCAAAGATGAAATCGTCAAAGGTCCGCTGCGCATGTACTGGTATCGCGATGTCGACTTCCAGATTCCCAACCGGCACGGACAGGGTCCGGCCCCGCTCGTGAATCGGGGCGTCATGGTTGTCGGCGGACTGCACGGTCTGTGTGGACTCGACGCCTACAACGGGCATACGCTCTGGAAATATCAGCTCAGGAATAACCTGACCGACATGAACGGCATTCATCACGATGTGAGCACGGCCGAGGTCGGCAGCAACTTCTGTCTCGGGGGCGACTATGCCTTCGTCTGCAAAGACACCTTCTGTCATCAGATCGAACTGAAGACCGGGAAGCTGGTCCGCAAGATCTCCACCCCCGTCAGTCGCGACGATCCGAACCAGAACTGGGGCTATCTCGCGTACCATGACGGCGTGATCTATGGCACCGTCAGTAACGACGCGCATCACACCAGTCCCCGCTATCAAGGCATCAGCCTCCGCAATGAATCGGTTCTGTTTTTCGCCGCCGACGCCAAAACCGGGAACATTCTCTGGACCTACCAGCCCGAGTACTCGATCCGTAACAACGCAATCACCATTGGCAACAACAGCGTCTTTCTCGTCGATCGGGAAATCGCCAAAGCCGACCACATCAAACAGGCCCGCCGCAATGGTCGCCCCAACCCTCCCTCTCCGGAAGACGCACACCGCAAAGGCAAGCTGAAAGCCTTCCAGGCCAAAACCGGGGCTGACCTCTGGGAAGACAATCATGAAATCTTCGGCACCCAACTGGCACTTTCCGCAGACCACAACATCCTGCTGATGTTCTATCAGGGCATCCGGCACAAATTCTTCCGGCTCCCTTCTGAAGTCGGCGGGCGACTCGCCGCCGTCGATGCCAAAACAGGAAAACGGATCTGGGATATCGCAGCCGAGTACCAATCGCACCCGGTCATCAACGGTGACAAAATCTTTGCGCAGGGGGGCGCCTGGGAACTGAAGTCCGGGAAACCAATCCCCTTCACCTTCGAGCGCTCCTATGGCTGCGGCCAGATCTCTGCCAGCAAACACATGATGGTCTTCCGCTCGGCCACACTCGGGTACGTCGACCTGACCCGCAAAGCCGGCGTCGAAAACTTCGGCGGGATCCGCCTGGGCTGTTACATCAACGCCATCCCGGCCGGCGGCCTGGTCCTCGTTCCCGACGGCTCGTCCCAGTGTAACTGTTCTTACCAGATGCAGGCCTGGTTCGCCCTGGAAGGCAGTGAATGA
- a CDS encoding sialidase family protein yields MPRSTSLHGLCLILAFILGGEIQFSSLSRAESRLLVKATKELPRHGEGSLLTLDNGRLLLVYTQWYHGTGNDHDPARLVEIHSDDGGKTWSPPQTVQENIGKMNVMSASLVKTTSGKILLLYIRIDSNRFANLWYKESTDLGASWSEPKQLSHGKQGLIFAVNSAAIRLKSGRILLAAYGSPSAWQKDEHFVSFSYYSDDEGQTWHRSDNQVDCPLRGAMEPEIEQLSDGRILMLIRTQTTRMYRSFSQDGGQTWSPAEKTDIVHPEAPMLLQRIPGEKAPLILIWNNAVVPGADHQGPRTPLTLGLSYDDGTTWGKLINIEDNSKGSYCYASMDFRDDTLHLVYYGPGGLRYRTIPLQQILNHDLKQKSATQE; encoded by the coding sequence ATGCCTCGTTCTACTTCCCTTCACGGACTCTGTCTGATCCTGGCCTTTATTCTCGGCGGAGAGATTCAGTTCAGCAGCCTCAGCCGCGCCGAATCACGACTGCTTGTCAAAGCGACGAAAGAACTCCCGCGACACGGGGAAGGCAGTCTGCTGACGCTCGACAACGGGCGTCTGCTGCTGGTTTACACGCAGTGGTATCACGGGACCGGCAACGACCACGATCCTGCCCGCCTCGTCGAGATTCATTCGGATGACGGCGGCAAAACCTGGTCCCCCCCGCAAACCGTGCAGGAAAATATCGGCAAAATGAATGTGATGTCAGCCAGCCTTGTCAAAACGACGAGTGGCAAAATCCTGCTGCTCTATATCCGTATCGACAGCAATCGGTTTGCCAATCTCTGGTACAAAGAATCGACAGACCTGGGAGCATCGTGGAGCGAACCGAAGCAACTCTCGCATGGTAAACAGGGGCTGATCTTCGCGGTGAATTCTGCCGCAATCCGGCTGAAATCAGGACGCATCCTGCTGGCCGCCTATGGTTCTCCCAGTGCCTGGCAGAAAGACGAGCACTTTGTTTCTTTCAGTTACTATTCTGATGACGAAGGGCAGACCTGGCATCGCTCTGACAACCAGGTCGACTGTCCGCTCCGGGGTGCAATGGAACCGGAAATCGAACAACTCTCTGACGGACGGATTCTGATGCTGATTCGCACTCAAACCACACGCATGTACCGCTCATTCAGCCAGGATGGCGGACAGACCTGGAGTCCGGCAGAGAAGACCGACATCGTGCATCCCGAAGCCCCCATGCTGTTACAACGGATTCCTGGTGAAAAGGCACCATTGATTCTGATCTGGAATAATGCGGTCGTCCCCGGAGCAGACCACCAGGGACCGCGCACGCCTCTCACACTCGGGCTGTCCTACGATGATGGCACCACCTGGGGAAAACTGATCAACATTGAAGACAATTCCAAAGGCTCCTACTGTTATGCCAGCATGGACTTCCGTGATGACACCCTGCATCTGGTCTATTATGGACCGGGAGGACTGCGTTATCGAACGATCCCACTCCAGCAGATCTTAAACCATGATCTAAAACAGAAATCCGCCACACAGGAGTGA
- a CDS encoding DUF1559 domain-containing protein yields MSTSKNSPIRRDGFTLIELLVVIAIIAILIALLLPAVQQARESARRSTCKNNLKQIGLALHNYHDSHSMFPFGRSFADNSNSAPQNFGSHMCATMLLPFLDQTNVYNQFNFLSAFNSAANAPVTQQKINVFICPSNPQDEGQNWTGAGGPNDSWGSHYQPVAHSGKDGNPARDGQDAVGFNKDGMFYRNSKTRFRDILDGSSNTLAFSETVGDTPGSHELFTWGAYGGGGIGVRSGINANFPLLSGWNWNGDDFTGPASYHTGGCHFLLADGAVRFLSENIDLGTLQSLTTRAGSEVVGEF; encoded by the coding sequence ATGTCAACAAGTAAAAACTCCCCTATACGACGCGACGGATTCACGCTGATCGAACTCCTGGTGGTAATAGCCATCATCGCCATTCTGATCGCCCTGCTCCTGCCTGCGGTTCAGCAGGCCCGGGAATCGGCGCGCCGCAGTACCTGCAAAAACAATCTGAAGCAGATCGGACTGGCGCTGCATAACTACCACGATTCGCACAGCATGTTCCCCTTCGGCCGCAGCTTTGCTGATAATTCCAACTCGGCGCCCCAGAACTTCGGTTCGCACATGTGTGCCACCATGCTGCTTCCCTTCCTCGATCAGACCAATGTTTACAACCAGTTTAATTTTCTGTCTGCCTTCAACTCAGCCGCAAATGCGCCTGTTACCCAGCAGAAAATCAACGTCTTCATCTGTCCCAGTAACCCGCAGGATGAAGGACAGAACTGGACCGGCGCCGGAGGCCCCAACGACTCCTGGGGCAGCCATTATCAACCGGTCGCACACAGTGGTAAAGACGGGAACCCCGCGCGGGATGGACAGGATGCAGTCGGTTTCAATAAGGACGGCATGTTCTACCGCAACTCGAAAACCAGGTTCCGCGATATTCTCGACGGATCCAGCAATACCCTCGCGTTCTCGGAAACCGTGGGCGATACTCCCGGTTCCCACGAACTTTTCACCTGGGGTGCCTACGGTGGAGGCGGCATCGGAGTCCGTAGCGGGATCAATGCCAACTTTCCCCTGCTCTCCGGCTGGAACTGGAACGGCGATGACTTCACCGGCCCGGCGAGTTACCACACCGGAGGCTGTCATTTTTTACTGGCTGATGGCGCGGTCCGCTTCCTTTCAGAAAATATTGACCTGGGAACGTTACAAAGCCTGACCACACGGGCCGGAAGTGAGGTCGTGGGAGAATTCTGA
- a CDS encoding sialidase family protein, with amino-acid sequence MQLEHLETGLLFKNPKPHVHSVHAYFPSVVVLPDGSLLAMYMLGEAFEAVNLQPYLSRSQDQGATWEQLGPLETAVPGHETSTFGRLSITKSGEIIANLVRFDRTGRTEEGLCNPETLGMVPSELLLMRSIDQGQTWNNPEPVSTPLAGPEFEMCSPITELRDGRWIWSTSTWRDWEGQLPNGNRQLAFVSNDQGENWSDYLDIMHSPQNNLIFWESKVIEIPDDRLLSVAWCYDEASGQDLPNQYALSDDGGATWSSPASTQLTGQTLTPCLLEDGSLLNIYRRMDHPGLWACLSRIDEQGHWTNLDQQPLWGHNLLEGMTHTSVNMSETFAALKFGAPHISRLPDGDLFVTFWCYEQCVSVIRWFRFSVSPQEIPREQQTTAHC; translated from the coding sequence ATGCAACTTGAACATCTCGAAACCGGACTGCTGTTTAAAAACCCCAAACCGCACGTCCACAGCGTACACGCATATTTTCCCTCGGTTGTTGTCCTGCCCGACGGTTCCCTGCTCGCCATGTACATGCTGGGGGAAGCCTTTGAAGCCGTCAACCTGCAGCCGTACCTCTCCCGCTCACAGGATCAGGGCGCGACCTGGGAACAACTGGGACCACTGGAGACCGCCGTCCCCGGGCATGAAACTTCCACATTCGGACGTCTTTCGATCACAAAAAGCGGGGAAATCATCGCAAACCTGGTCCGGTTTGACCGGACCGGACGGACTGAGGAAGGTCTCTGCAACCCCGAAACCCTGGGTATGGTTCCCTCAGAGCTACTCCTGATGCGTTCCATCGATCAGGGGCAGACCTGGAACAATCCGGAGCCGGTCTCTACACCGCTTGCGGGTCCGGAATTTGAAATGTGCAGCCCCATTACAGAACTCAGAGATGGCCGCTGGATCTGGTCTACCTCCACCTGGCGCGACTGGGAGGGACAACTACCCAACGGCAATCGACAGTTGGCCTTCGTTTCCAACGATCAGGGAGAAAACTGGAGTGACTACCTGGATATCATGCACAGTCCGCAGAACAACCTCATCTTCTGGGAATCGAAGGTGATTGAAATCCCCGACGACAGACTGCTCTCGGTGGCCTGGTGCTATGATGAAGCCAGCGGCCAGGATCTCCCTAACCAGTACGCGCTCAGTGATGACGGGGGGGCGACCTGGTCGTCTCCTGCTTCGACGCAACTGACAGGCCAGACACTGACCCCCTGTCTGCTGGAGGACGGCAGTCTGCTGAATATTTACCGCCGCATGGATCACCCCGGCCTGTGGGCCTGCCTGTCCCGGATTGACGAACAGGGGCACTGGACCAATCTCGATCAGCAGCCGCTCTGGGGACACAATCTGCTGGAAGGCATGACGCACACGAGCGTAAATATGTCGGAAACGTTTGCTGCTCTCAAGTTCGGCGCGCCACACATCAGCCGGCTGCCCGACGGAGACCTCTTCGTCACCTTCTGGTGTTATGAACAGTGCGTGAGCGTCATTCGCTGGTTCCGGTTTTCGGTGTCTCCACAAGAAATACCGCGAGAACAGCAGACGACTGCCCACTGCTGA
- a CDS encoding GntR family transcriptional regulator: MEDVSKNLTEQSYQYIRQQMEQNVLAPGTRLVNRKLAEELGVSAIPVREAICRLASEGLVEHIQGSGAFVREISREDLDELYVLRDLLESFAAGEAAQFISQSQLEDLQFIIDDLREITADLQERQARHTTPAQFNRWVDLETEFHEILIEASRNRLLKKVIQDQRTITDVFYALRQLKHKIITPASAEETCLGKEQLLDALKKRNPEQARQIMSEQIQAGRRDVLAFMRKQERGKHAT, translated from the coding sequence ATGGAAGACGTCTCTAAAAATCTGACCGAACAATCTTATCAGTATATCAGGCAGCAGATGGAACAGAACGTCCTCGCTCCCGGAACCCGTCTGGTGAACCGCAAACTGGCGGAGGAACTGGGCGTGAGTGCCATTCCAGTGCGGGAAGCGATCTGCCGTCTGGCTTCAGAAGGACTCGTCGAACACATTCAGGGCTCCGGGGCATTTGTGCGAGAGATCAGCCGCGAAGACCTCGACGAACTCTATGTCCTCCGCGACCTGCTGGAAAGCTTCGCTGCCGGCGAAGCAGCACAGTTCATCTCCCAGTCGCAACTGGAAGACCTGCAGTTCATCATCGATGATCTGCGCGAGATCACCGCCGACCTCCAGGAACGTCAGGCCAGACATACCACACCGGCCCAGTTCAACCGCTGGGTCGATCTGGAGACCGAATTCCATGAGATTCTGATCGAAGCCTCCCGCAATCGGTTGCTGAAAAAAGTCATCCAGGACCAGCGGACGATCACCGACGTCTTTTATGCACTGAGACAGTTGAAGCACAAGATCATCACACCTGCCAGCGCCGAGGAGACGTGTCTTGGAAAAGAACAGCTTCTGGATGCGTTAAAAAAGCGAAATCCGGAACAGGCCCGGCAGATCATGAGCGAACAGATTCAGGCCGGTCGGCGTGACGTACTGGCATTCATGCGGAAACAGGAACGGGGAAAACATGCAACTTGA
- a CDS encoding FadR/GntR family transcriptional regulator: MTLINKESPNSLALDLSERIRHRIQSAEFTDGDFFLTEAELAEEYNVSRRIAREAVNRLCALGLLEGRKRKGLIVRHPDPVEVWANCLPSLARSPEKLADLAHFRYALEVGAIELAIKNASEEQITQLAALAEEFQQTAGTPEDRPRRIEVERQFHGLILEMSGSPIIADMQKLLATLFENSYPARETPVLAEETNQRIIWQHFELVDAIKDRDVERARSVLRSHLKYLLLTPPQTT; encoded by the coding sequence ATGACACTTATCAACAAAGAATCGCCCAACTCGCTGGCCCTGGATCTCTCCGAACGCATTCGGCACCGCATCCAGTCCGCCGAGTTTACCGACGGCGATTTCTTTCTCACGGAAGCCGAACTGGCCGAAGAATACAACGTCTCCCGGCGGATTGCCCGCGAAGCCGTCAATCGGCTTTGTGCCCTGGGTCTGCTCGAAGGCCGCAAGCGCAAAGGGCTGATTGTCCGCCACCCCGACCCGGTCGAAGTCTGGGCCAACTGCCTCCCCTCGCTGGCGCGGTCACCGGAAAAACTCGCCGACCTCGCTCACTTCCGTTATGCCCTGGAAGTGGGTGCCATTGAACTGGCCATCAAAAATGCCAGCGAGGAACAGATCACACAACTGGCGGCACTCGCGGAAGAATTCCAGCAGACCGCCGGCACTCCTGAAGACCGCCCCCGACGCATCGAGGTTGAGCGACAGTTCCACGGCCTGATCCTGGAAATGTCCGGCTCTCCGATCATTGCCGACATGCAGAAACTGCTGGCGACCCTGTTTGAAAATTCCTACCCCGCCCGGGAAACACCTGTCCTGGCCGAGGAAACCAACCAGCGCATCATCTGGCAGCACTTTGAACTGGTCGACGCCATCAAAGACCGCGACGTCGAACGGGCCCGCTCCGTACTGCGTTCGCATCTGAAATACCTGTTACTCACACCACCGCAAACCACCTGA